A window of Xenopus laevis strain J_2021 chromosome 1L, Xenopus_laevis_v10.1, whole genome shotgun sequence genomic DNA:
ttttatattttttctacagAGGCCTCTTTTTCTCTGCCGCCTTGTCTGTAGATCAACTTCTCTCTTTGTCTCTTTTACTTCAATGCCCTTTTTGTGAAAATTGTtttatgtgtatacagtatgaaataatataattttatgatctctcaaaaaaaaaaaaaaaaacgcccgcTTAACGCATTCGTGGACACCAGCCACTTCCTCAAACCGCATGCCTAAGACACATTGTAGGCTGCCTGCTTAACGTGTCTCGTGGCTACTCAGAAGCTTTTGAGGAAGTGTCTGGTAGCCACAAAAAGCGTTAAGCAGGCAGCCTGCGGTGTCCTAGGTATGCGgttgtcatttttaaataaatatttttacctttaaatgaacgaaCATCTGCTTCTTTGGTGCTCCGCTTTCTCTGAACTTTGTACTGAACCTGACTGTGTGGGATCACAGTGTATGTGCAACACATTGGAGCCGAATtctgtccggtaagtgctcccacttaTACTCTTTGCTGGACTGATCATTTATTTGGAAATCATTTCTGGGAAATGTCTTTGCCACTAGCATCACTAATATAGTGGAGTAAGATCTGTTCCCAATCAATAATCCAGGCTGCTATACTAAACTTGGTCCATTCTGATAAACTATAGGTCTATTTGATATGCACAACTCCCCCAAAATTAAGAATGATGCCAATAGTAGGAAATAGTTTTCTAACATTTTTGGTATAACATAGaaacattaagggcagatttatcaacatttgggTTTTTGCTGTGATTTGAGttatttgcagcaaaaatcataaaaataataaaaattccaaaagaatcagcatctaaaagctggtgagttcataTCAATGGGTGCTGTAGTTTTCAATTCAGGTTTGAGATTTATTCAGAATTATTAtctcattgaaaataaatagtAGAATGAGTTCACGGTgtgaatttgagatttttttaaaataattaagtaCAGGTACATCAATTTTGCATCTGTTTTGCCATTTACTGGAATTTGTGCTTTTTGAACTGGGCCACAGTGAAGCCTTAATAACTggacaaacattttaaaagtatttattatCATTCATTCatatatgacaaaaaaaaaaagtgaacaacaaTACTGAAACCCAAAAGAAAAGTGACAGCAAGAACATCCCCGAAATAACAGTTACCTCACTATCGACATATACTCAAACAGTGAGATCAGACTTGCCAATCTTTTGGGTCACCATTTTTAATTACAGAATTACAAATGAGTATGGGTATGCATTCAaatgtggatttaaaaaaaaatgaataaaaaaaagataaatgggAGCATTTCCATTTAAGAAAATCACCAGTGGACTCCAACAAAAAACAGGTAGGTAGTTTATCATGTTTAACGTCAAgtcaatgctgcaaaaaaacaaaactgtgccTATTAAGAGCAGTCATCATTCCCAACAACATTATTTAAGAAATGTCTAATACTATTTATAGGACAGCAATACTTCATATTGTATGTTTTTAAGTCTCTTATTGTGATAGAGAAAATTCCAAATTCTTGGTTACATGCAGATTTCCCTTTCTTCTGAGCAGATATTCACTGATCTAGAGAAACAATGGCAGGAACTTTAGGGCAAATGCATAAGTTCTGTGCAGATGGGAGGCAAAGTATCCTGCACAATTTACACTGCTGCATCAAGGCGGATCATGTTATATTCCAAAGGCTGGTGTTAAACAACATAACTTTTAGAAgtaataacaaatatttataacaaaagcatagagtgtagtgctacacaatcaatctcaccgctttttgtagcgtcgggtgccagctgcgactctgtctgcccaggtccagtacaaattccaatacaaattccagcagcactccggtaaagtgaaagaaatttatttgtgcaaatgaagcaacgtttcgggcataacttgataaagggctggttatgcccgaaacgttgcttcatttgcacaaataaatttctttcactttaccggagtgctgctggaatttgtattggaacaaatatttataaagcactaacatattctgcctctgcagcgctgtacagcaCAATGTTATAAACTGGTGGTAAATGTCATTTCCTTAAATGGgaataaaatatacaggtatggcatccgttattctagaaacccgctatccagaaggctccgaattacagaaaggctgcctcccatagacttcattttatccaaataatcaatttttaaaaagtattttctttttcactgtaataataaaacagtagcttatacttgaccccaaccaagatataattaatccttattggaagcaataccagcctgtttatttacatgattttcgagtagacttatgGTAAGGttacacggggagatttagtcgcctggccactaatcgcctcttcttctagtcgacaatctccctgaattgctttcccctgccttcccgcaggctataatgaaaaattgccagcgggatggcactcgtggcgtttcgttttccgaagttgcccgaagctgcctcatgaagaaacttcgggcgacttcggaaaacgaagcggcgCGAGTGCCATctcactggcgatttttcattatagccggcgggaaggcaggggaaagcaattcggggagattgtcgcacagaagaagaggcgattagtcgccaggcgactaaatctgccctaatctccccgtgtgaccttacccttaaggtatgaagatacaaattacagaaacatctcttatccagaaaacaacagGCCCcgagagcattctggataatgggtccaataccggtataggttttttttttgtttttttaaaaaaccttaacTATTTATGTAATGTATTAGAGAAAAAGAACAAACACTCTTACAATACACCTGCAGATTTTTATGGATACCACGTATCCAACAGTTGCCACCTGGGGGTGATGCTCTCCAAACAATAGCCTTATGATTTGTAAAGGCTAGAAGGCCATTTCACATGCTGAACATTTTGTTGCTGCCACTTACCTTGAGGAAAACTAAAGTGACAAATTGCAATGATGTACAACCCAGAGGCAGATTCCAAAAGCTTGTGTACCTTCACACAGAAGCCCCCGTGTATTCTACAAACACTATATTacggaacaggtatgggatcccttatctacaaagctctggattatgagaacattcacattttttaaaaatgatttcctttttccctgtaatgataaaacagtgccttgtacttgatggtcactaagctgcatgaacccatactggtggcaaaacaatcctattgggtttatttgatgtttaaatgatttttatggcatattttttgttactaaattacactgtgtacattgcaagtaatttatTCTGCCATTCAAAATgtcattcttgaaccaataaatgtaattgtatttttagatgaaatgcagccatctcaggccattttacctattgtttctcctactcactgtaaATGAAGGAATTGCTACTTGGGTTAGCCAggcttggctttttactattgagtgctggaatcatatctaccactagggcaTGGGAGAATTTATAGCAAtcaaaaattcctttatccaaagataattgtcccaaggcttttctcagtaaaaaaatttttctttatttaaattagcattaaaaattcggatacaaactcaccccaccaggcccaccttacgcgtttcgcaccttccggcgcttagtcataggtgtatcttaATAATTTATAGCAATGCAGGTGTCCGGTTGCTGTTACCTTATCTTCCTATTttctgctgaagggctgctggagaggaaagggaggaggtgatatgcttgcagtgcagcagtagtgACTGAcctttatcaaagcacaagtcacatggctgagcgcagctgggaaactgaccacaTGTATGGCTCAATGTCAGATTtccatattaaatattaaaaaataaagtttgctcctttgaaaaatggatttcaatgcaggattctgctggaggagcgatattaactgatgcattttgcaaaaagcatgttttcccatgacagaatccctttaaaggtatgATGTTCTAACCTATAGAAAGACTTATTAtccgcaaaaaaaaaataaaaaacaggttcCAAGtaatctggataatagatcccatacctgtacttttaggTTGTTTTAGTCTTAGCCTTTATTGCTCGGGATCAGAGAACCGAACACAGTGTATTAATTGTAGCATAGTTTTTAGAGAGGGCACAGGCTCCAGGTCTTGGGCACAGGTGTCATTACTTCTGATTTTTTAGTGCACTTAAGGTATAACTATCTAAATTTCGTAAAGCTCACTTATCCCGAAAACCCTGTATCCCTAACATtctgtatcctatacctgtaatttcaGAAGCAATTTCGTATTGGTGTAGCTATTCTAAGCGTTCTTTTTTGCCAGTTCATAGATATAGCTACTTGTCAGACTGCAGTTAATACTAACTTatttctgtcaaaagaaaccaaTATATAGAATTTAAACTACAGGAGCAAAATATTAAAAGAACATTTCGATTTTTGCCGTTTAATTCTTGAAGCACCACCAACACCACTTTTTTGCAGCATGTTTAGTTGCTTTAAAGAAAGGATGTTAAAGGCTTAGCAGAGGTTAGTGGTGAAGGCAATGAAAGAAGCAAGCCTCTTTAAAGAACCAACTTACCTTTCCTATCTGGTTTGAGATTACGATCAACTGGTGGGGGTTCACAGTCAGCAGATGGAACAGACCTCCTGGGAGGGGTCTTTGGACTGGACCTGAAGCCCATGTGGGCTGGAGGTGGGACTTGCATTCCAAATGATGAGAAGTCAAACATGCCAGGAGTCATAGGAACGTAGTTGGTTTCTTGAATTGGTTCAGTACAGCTGTTGGAATGCTGTCGTGGAGGAGAGTTTGGGTTCATTGGAACATAGTTTTCATCTAActcttcattagaaaaacttcCCACTGCcaacaagtttttatttttctgtaatacaAAGAGCATGCTTTACGTTATTTGgaatattatgttataaaatagtctgaaatggtttatttctttaataaaaagcaGACTCCCATCATAATGTCGGGTTGCTAAGTAAAGGAAAAGGCCAACAACTAATATGTAAGGCAACCCATTGATCAGAGTTGATAAACTTGAATCCCAGAACACGGTCACTCCCAGCATAAGGGCTGCAGCAAACAGGATGTTTTGTTGCCCCATTCTTTATTCTCCCTAGTGCAGGCGAGAATAGTCTGACATTACTTTTCCATTGGCATTAGTGCAAATTGCTGGAGGGAAAACAGGTTTCTCGTAGTGGCCTAAGTTGCCTCATACTGCACAATGCATATGGTTTCCGACTGACAATAAACTTCAGTACTGACACTTCAGACATATCTCCAGCATAAAATGACACTATGATCCCCAACAACACCAGCCACAGAGCAGTACTGTGAATCTTGCCACAAAACAGCAAATATGACACATGTGACTTccagccagcaaaaaaaaaaaaagaattctatgACACCCAAAACATAGCCTCCAGTGTTCCTCCCCAAACCCAGCAAAATCTTTAGTGGTGCAATAATCAGGCCTTACACATGCCTGACAGAGCAAAATGCACCACTTAGTCCTATAGCAATGCAGTGTacaaatgttttagtaaaaaaaaaaaaaaagcaccaaggaGTGCGCATACACACTTAAAAAGAACACACAAATCAAAAGCTTTAGGAAGGCAAATCATACCATCTTGTTTGTTGGATTGTATCAGATAGAAAAAAGTAGGGGCTGGTATCCCTGCTAATGTCAGTCACACAGGAGCTACATGTATCAGGGATATGGATACATTACAATTATGTTTCCAAAATTActgacaaaattaatttttttccccaattgcatGTTATATATACTGATGTGTGgctgttattaaaggggatgaGTTTTTACCAACCAAACTagtgtttattaaatattattgctTAAATAGGAATACATTACAATGCagatctgcactgaaatctatgcAACATGTTCAGCGTGCACAGTGGACTATAGTGCAGATGCACAATCACCCATCCAAACCCTTACTCCAAAGCTTttcacatgtagggttgccacctttactggaaaaaataccggccttcctctatttatatcttttttccctataaataacattgggatcaaccatcgtttttaccggaCAGGCCTGTAAAATTccagccaggtggtaaccctaatcaCATGTGAGGAGAAAAGATTTGGACAATAAATCCAAAAGTAACTGCAATGTTTAACAAAGCATAAATGATAAAGGGCTGATTTAACAATGGTCaaatgatagttttttttttacctcaaattaactcgaatgacctcgaaacttgAATGATATCTTActtaaagaaaaaactcgaatggcaaaaaccagattctgcgagttcgagtccCGCAACCGAAAAACTCCAATTGATCCAAACTCAAATCAATAtaatcgatttgagtttttggtcaAGGGACCTCATTGacttcgaggtataataaatcacgaatgtgatgttttttttttaaatgtgatcaagttttttttttaacgcaaaagtgtgagttttgacccaaaaatacAACTAGgacatttgaatttttgtggaaaaaaaatatctgaatcttAATTAATTTCCCCCTTAGTGCCTCTGGGGAAGTAAACTATTTTGGGagaataagaatattttttttgttggcaAAATTTAATTCAATGATagaaataaaactttataatACTATTAAAATGAAACATATATTACTTACAAAATGGCCATGAAAACCCTCAAGTGAGCTAGATCTGTCACTTGTAAATGGACGTGGAATGTCATAGAAATCTTGAGAACTCATATCtaaaatgatagaaaaaaaattaccCATGGGCTGATTTATATGTGTCCAGAAAATGGAACAAATAAAGGATACATGTCTCACAAttggtccacttttatttttagCAACTAATTTCAGTTATAAATTTCAGCATTGATGTATTTAATCAATTAGAGAAAAGACCAACAAATTCAATTAATCATTGGCCCATTCCTGGTGCATAGTTACAAACAATGTCCCTCCACTTCAATTAAAATTATTACAccatacataaaaaaacataagtGGTAGGTTTAAtccaaacataaaaacaaatagtGGTAGTGGTAACGGATAGATACTAGCAAGACACCTACTACAAATTGTAGTCTGATAGTGGTATATATCTTGAGGAACCATCTAAAACTTTGATGGTCAAGCCCTCAAAAAGTCCACTATAACCACTGTtatcatataaaatatactgtttcATAACAGATACACAGTGTTCAAATGTGAAAATTCTTCATTGTTGTATTCTTTTTTAAGGATTAATTCAACTTGAAAGGGAGCAGCTGGGTAAGGAAtgagataaaaaaaacctcttaccTTTCTTATATTTACTTAACTCTTGTGTTGAAATGGTATTACTACGGGATACAGACATTCCAGATGTTGGGACACAGTAGTTGCTATCAGTCTCTGAAACAGTCCGCGTAAGACCAGATTCAATTGGAGAACGTTCTGAAGACTGATGAGGCTTTGGCGGTCTAGGAGGAGGAACATCTGCAGCTGTAGACTGACCAGAAGCACCCTCATGAACAGTTCTGGGAATTTGATAAGTGCTTCCAGATGATGGAGGAATGTCATAGCTTAATGAAAAATGCCTCAGCTGTGTTTCTAGAGAAGAGGCTCCAGACatgttaaaaacatttgaatctCCATCCATATCAGTGACTGAAGGAGAAGTAGCTTTTGGTAAAACATCTTGTGAGTAGCTTCTAGGAAGACTGTAGAAACTAGATTCTGTAGAGAATGATCCACCACGGGATGGAGAGTCATAATTGCTAGACTGCTGAATGTGTCCATTCACTGCAGGTTTTTGGGCCGAGGAACCTTTGTGAGTAGCAACATTGTCATTGCAGTCTGTTTCGGCTGTGGCTGTCCTGGTGGAATCTCCTTGAGATCTACAGCAAaattcaagtataaaataattgtGTCATTTGATACAGTTTACAATCTGATGTTTGGTACAAATGTGCACCACACATTACTTTTTGAAAACTTTACCAACATAGCTCTCACATTcaaagtactggtatgggatctcttatgtGAATAGCTAGACATCAAAAAAGTTCATCttccataaagtccattttaagcacatatttctatttttatgatCCCCTTGTACTTCATCGTACCTATGCGGCATATTTTAATATTAGCGGCACAAACatttctactgggtttatttaatgttttaattttttagtagactaccACTTTACCATACCTTAGGTCAGGGaacagcaacctttactatcaaaagagccattttgccccctattccactaaagaaaaatagtctggagccacacAACACAGCTTATAATCTTTAacaagttttaactttttttttaattgtaacagttacaacaacagaatacaacaaacagaagtgtgtatgtgtagacctactttgaaataaattaaacactgaatagccctattaaatgctggtgttctcatctgtttaatgtggcttctgtttctgaagctccatgctgatcttccctctcttgtctggagtgtgtgaccgcagtaaggaccCTAATGAATCATCTtgttgcggctcggtcttgcctgtcactcctgggacgtctgtacagccctcacacctgccgGCGGCTTCCAGactgtgtgaccgcggtaagctaaccattagcttaccgcggtcgcacactcaagaagccaccagcaggtgtgagggctgcaTAGACGAGGGTAGGTCTCCACGAGCGTTTTCAGCAAGGTCCGACGTGCTGCGGaaaacggaaataaggtaagtaatagcattatcggatggtgtcgcagcgttgatccgacgcgacacgactgtcggatgcagacgctacGTGCTGTGCAGTCGTGTCAAGGCTGggacaccatccaacaatgcgattacttaccttatttctgtcgcatccgacttgacgcctgcgtttttgagCAGTGTTGGATTGCGCCGAAAAcacttgtggagtcctaccctgagccgcagcaagcaggatgaagagccacatgaggctccggagccgcgggttgcctacccctgccttAGGTGTACCCCAAGTGccaagaattccagataacagacctcaTACCTATATAAGACTACTTTAAGGCTGATAGGAAGCTGTACAGCAACCCCTATGAATTGAACCATTTTAAAAGAGCTCTAGCTATAGTGACCTAAACAAGCACCAGATCCATCATTTGTGAGTTGTACAACTCTTTAAATCAGCcatatttaattacaaaaaaaaagaaatgaataataTGTAGGTTTATGATACAACTAAGTAGTCATGAACCAAATGTAAtcatcataatacaggtatgggatcagttatccagaaacccattatacagaaagcgaCGAATTACGGCAAGGCCATCTCCAAACAATCCAAAATTTTCTCTTTTGTGGTAATCAgtacaagggatgcaccgaaatccactatttgggatttggcagaatccctgaatccttagtgaaagatttggccaaataccaaaccaaatccttgttttatgatgaagtcacgtgatttccctacccgcccctaatttacatatgcaaattaggattctgattcggttccgccaggcacaaggattcggccgaatcctgctgaaaaaccctgaatcccgaaccgaatcctggattcggtgcatccctaatcagtaccttctacttaatcccataaaatgtaattaatcctttgttttcagattgttctcctgaaatagttttttcaattgtattccattttttttactgtttttccaaaaatgtaaattctgcattctggataacaggtcccatacttgtgctCTGTTTTATAGTAAACAACTCAAATGGTCTCTGCCCATATGCATGACATTCCTGTTGAGAAAATAAGAAGCAGGagcattcaaaaacaaaaaaaaaacagaactagaGAATCTGTTATGATTTACACAACGTTTTATAGGAACAGTAGGTTTCTCTATACACATCTGGGCAGTGAACAGTTTAAAGAAATTTGCTTTCACTTACTATTTATACAGAGTGAATTACACTTGCTGCAAGAATCACATATGAGCTTTTTAGATGCAGTTTTCTACATTCCAATATGTGGTAAATTTCAAGACACTTTGTAGGGAATGCTGGTCATAttcaaaaaaaggtaaattgtGGTACCAGCAACGGTCAAGCAAATTTCCTTAATTACTGTCACTCTGTTGGTTTAAAGTCACAGTTTATTGTAAGATTATTCAATTAAAGGTCACTACAGATAAAACCCAAAAAGCTGATTAGAAAGACTATATTGTAGTTCCAATTTCACTTTTTCCATTTGTGCTGCAGGtaagaaacataaaaaattacCTTTAAATCAGTGACCTTTCaacaaaagggtttttttttttttgtcagtcagGTTATAATCAAAGAGAACAGGGAAAcaaaacacaagcatgtaaaattcAATCCATGCAGAAGGCAGGGATATAAAAGTGAAAGGCAAAGAGCTAATTAAAACTAAATCAGTCATAAgtgaatatttaacatttttgaagCATGCATGTTTTCAGTTTGGTCACTAGTCTTGTCCTGTGGTTTTAAACTATggtatattttaattaatgttttccaaacaaaaaataaaataaataaataaataaataggcatAATACAATTTTCAACACAAGTTCTATTTATTATGCTCATATTGAGCAAATGTGTTAAGTTAAAAGTGTGATTGTGACTGAATGGCCATATCTAAGGATGTATTTGGGTGTATAGTATTGGCTCAGCTACCCTAAGCCGAGTCCCTACCAGTTCCCTGTAAATACCAACAGAGAAGTCCCTTGTCAGTGTTCAACTTACAGTTGAACCCATGGCTATAAAAATaactatgtttaaaaaaaaaaaaaaaaaaaaagtaataatgttTTGGGGTGAAATGGAGAATGCGTTGCTTTGTTAGAATGACATTCCACATGTGCGTCACTaattgcttaaagggaaattatagcgaaaataaaaatctaatataagcttcagcatactgaaataagacactttctaaatactatcaattaaaaattccgtacagtttctgaaataatcaagctaatcttcactattcctctctcagcatctatttctcctcattctgtcttcattcaggagttgggtgtcagttgaaagatccaatatatcttatagggtggctccttttgcctagaagatgtattagagctcactattaaaatcaccagaaaacctgtctctctacatgcagaatttgttagattttgtttgtactggaatcaattatttgagtgagctctaatgcatctgctCAAAAAGGATGCCCCCTATAACACATATTGAATACTGCCaattagagcctcttgtaggctacaaaatagccaatcacaacacttgattctgaatgtggctcacgggtaaaacaGGTTGGGTACCCCTGtgcaaaataatggaaaaaacactcagggtaagggcacatggggagatttagtcatccaGCGACTAATTACCTCTTCTTCtgagctataatgaaaaatcgccagtagGACGGCACTCaatgcgattcgttttccgaagtcgccagaagtttcctcgttaggcaacttcggagaacaaagtgccgcgagtgccatcccgctggcgatttctcattatagtcagcgggaaagcagttcggggagattgtcgcccagaagaagaggcgattagtcgccgggcaaataaatctccccgtgtgcccttaaCCCATAGAGTTAAAGGTAATTTAATTATAAGTCAAACCATTTGTGACCAACAGATCAACATTTGGGAGGTATACTCTTCTCACAAAGCTTTCAGGAGGTAAGAACAAAATACTATAAATCTCACTTGAAATAGACAGAACTTGATAGataaggaggaggaggggggcaGTAAGGATAAAAAAACTGGGGTATACATTGGGAAGAAGGCAAACCCCAGATAACCAAGCCAAACAGGATTAAATGATGATCTATAATTATTGGAATGTTGATGTATGTTGCTAATATGAAAACTTGGTAGATAAACAAATAATACACCATGGTAAATAAAAACCAGAATAAAGTAGCATTTTTGATGTGCATTGGTTAAATCAGTCAGGAAAAGAGAGGCATTCAGATGTAAGTTTAAAACaatgcacaaaaacacacacaatggCCATGCAGAGCCCAGTTCTATCTTGTCTGACAGACACTATACACTCACGGCCAAGAGATCTTTTTGCTTTCAAAGTCTTCAAGCAGTAGATAGTCATCTTCTGATATTAAAGATGGTGCACCTTGCCTGATTTGCAAATATAAATTACATAGTAACAAAGAATGTCAATATGAAATTCCCAACGTGACAGATCAGTACTGACTATTTGAAATTTTTTCTGGCAAACAGCAGCAATAATTTTGTGCTTTATAGTAGGGAGTCTACcaatgtgtcagtattacttttaaTGCACATCTTCCAAAATTCTTGAGGTCATGCCACAGTATGACTTACAGGCACTGCTATGGGTGTGTGCTACAACAGAAGGTAGTGTTTTCCTCATTTCTACTATGTGCTTCTGTTGAAGTGTGGTCATAGCAAGGGCTACCACAACTGCTATGGCCAGGGTCCTGGTTTTCCATACAAATGTAGAAATTGGCAGGGAAGGCTGTTGGATATTAATGCAGAATTGTTGGTGCTGACAGTCTGTGACAGTGATGGAGCCAATCACATGTCTGAGGAGATGGCAGAGCGAGTAATGGAATTTGTGGTGAAAGAGTTTCTGTACCGTGCAGGAGTAAAACCATTTAActacattttgtgattttttttattaaacatttatataaatgtaacatttaaagataataaataaaaactcctaTTAaggaggggggttatttattaaaggctgagttgtgttttactcaaaaaaaattcgggatcaaaaaaaaattattcgagatttatttgaaaacactccaagtcaatggcagaggttccttgaaccatttcagAATGTTTttggccttcatgatttttgggttttatttagtgcgattttccctgaaaactcgatcagttcaagtcaaagatttttagttgAGAACAAGgtcaatttgtgtttttcccctgattgcattcaatcaagtttattacaaaaaaaaaaacctcccaaactcgacctttgataaataaccccctaaaagtcactTCTGAGTTCTGCCACTTTCATAAAAACACAAGACATTTTATATGGTCAAGAAATAGGTTGACCTAATAGCCTTATAAATTACCGCAGGGTATATCCTCTTtattacacttattttaaagaaaatgtgatACACCTAATTCCTACATTTAAACAATATCTGGAAGCTTCAACTACCAATACAAACACccaagaataaaaaattaaatttacgtGTATAAAACAGATCATCATATAAGAACACATTCTGTGAGGAATAAAGAATCAACAACTGTCCAGAACAACTCGATCCCTCAAAATGTGAACTGACAAGGCGACAAATTAAAATTACACTAAATtaataaagtaagaaaaaaaaaactttagcacTGGAA
This region includes:
- the gab1.L gene encoding uncharacterized protein LOC734245 — its product is MSSGSGGVGAGGGGAEVVCSGWLRKSPPEKKLKRFAWKRRWFILRSGRLTGDPDVLEYYKNDHAKKPIRIIDLNLCEQVDAGLVFNKKEFENSYIFDIKTIDRVFYLVAESEEEMNKWVRNICDICGFNPTDEDVKPVVNSETSNQAALVQGPLPPPYQLINMPLVESSNSQDPQDYLLLINCQSKKPEPLRSQGDSTRTATAETDCNDNVATHKGSSAQKPAVNGHIQQSSNYDSPSRGGSFSTESSFYSLPRSYSQDVLPKATSPSVTDMDGDSNVFNMSGASSLETQLRHFSLSYDIPPSSGSTYQIPRTVHEGASGQSTAADVPPPRPPKPHQSSERSPIESGLTRTVSETDSNYCVPTSGMSVSRSNTISTQELSKYKKDMSSQDFYDIPRPFTSDRSSSLEGFHGHFKNKNLLAVGSFSNEELDENYVPMNPNSPPRQHSNSCTEPIQETNYVPMTPGMFDFSSFGMQVPPPAHMGFRSSPKTPPRRSVPSADCEPPPVDRNLKPDRKDQ
- the gab1.L gene encoding uncharacterized protein LOC734245 isoform X5, whose translation is MNKWVRNICDICGFNPTDEDVKPVVNSETSNQAALVQGPLPPPYQLINMPLVESSNSQDPQDYLLLINCQSKKPEPLRQGAPSLISEDDYLLLEDFESKKISWPSQGDSTRTATAETDCNDNVATHKGSSAQKPAVNGHIQQSSNYDSPSRGGSFSTESSFYSLPRSYSQDVLPKATSPSVTDMDGDSNVFNMSGASSLETQLRHFSLSYDIPPSSGSTYQIPRTVHEGASGQSTAADVPPPRPPKPHQSSERSPIESGLTRTVSETDSNYCVPTSGMSVSRSNTISTQELSKYKKDMSSQDFYDIPRPFTSDRSSSLEGFHGHFKNKNLLAVGSFSNEELDENYVPMNPNSPPRQHSNSCTEPIQETNYVPMTPGMFDFSSFGMQVPPPAHMGFRSSPKTPPRRSVPSADCEPPPVDRNLKPDRKGQSPKILRPKPHGLERTDSQTIGEFSTRRKVRLAPLKIPSMSEWEESMQTPVRSPVTRSFTRDSSRFPMPPRPDSVHSTASSSDSQDSEENYVPMNPSLSTEDPSLFGSSSIDEGHSPMIKPKGDKQVEYLDLDLDSGKSTPPRKKKSVGSGSSAADEKVDYVVVDKQKTLALKSTREAWTDGRQSTETETPTKNVK